In Nocardia asteroides, the following proteins share a genomic window:
- a CDS encoding DinB family protein, with protein MTTNERPTPPMTADERATAEGWLDFYRATLAQKCAGLTDEQLRTAAAGPSPLTLLGLLQHLAEVERNWFRRVLAGEQAPPIYDPHADPTGHDGGFELTADSSYDRALTIWHDEIAQARRNCATRALDDTAPFLGGNVSLRWIYTHMIAEYARHCGHADLLRERIDGATGV; from the coding sequence ATGACGACGAACGAGCGGCCGACGCCGCCGATGACGGCCGACGAGCGCGCGACCGCGGAGGGGTGGCTGGACTTCTACCGCGCCACCTTGGCGCAGAAGTGCGCGGGGCTCACCGACGAGCAGCTACGCACCGCGGCCGCCGGGCCGTCACCGCTGACCCTGCTCGGCCTGCTCCAGCACCTGGCCGAGGTCGAACGGAACTGGTTCCGCCGCGTCCTCGCCGGGGAGCAGGCGCCGCCCATCTACGACCCGCACGCCGATCCCACGGGACACGACGGCGGCTTCGAGCTCACCGCCGACTCGTCGTACGACCGCGCTCTGACCATCTGGCACGACGAGATCGCCCAGGCCCGCCGCAACTGCGCCACCCGCGCCCTGGACGACACGGCCCCGTTCCTGGGTGGCAACGTCAGCCTGCGGTGGATCTACACGCACATGATCGCCGAGTACGCCCGCCACTGCGGCCACGCCGATCTCCTCCGCGAACGCATCGACGGCGCCACCGGCGTGTGA
- a CDS encoding NAD-glutamate dehydrogenase, with translation MTVSSEMSSAAWAAGMPQSLRGDLATLEGAYFRHVDAGDADFPVTGINQIFRRHMELAAERPAGTALVRVHHPDDGSEMGAAVQLVTDDMPLLVESITAALSRMQVSVTEVIHPIFEVTRDAAGVLVGAAPHEVDGNGATGLPESWMHLQLHPSTTRAQLDHIERTLPEVLADVRQVIDDTEAMTQVQSSLADQLDRTAGAGSAPFPAADLAECAQLLRWLARGNFTLLGYARYRRDTQHGHTVSTPVAGASLGVLRADIGTDFQVPINGGDRPLLMLTQGLVRATVHRSVYPYFVGVADVDDAGAVVGVHLFIGVFTVSAVHENVLDIPVINTRVRTAIEAAGFDKDSFSGQAMLEVIESFPRTELFSADTEAMRRTAVAVLGVGLRRQVRLFLRNDNYGRFVACMVYLPRDRYTTAVRLHMQEILVRELGGADIDYSARVSESELASVYFTVTLPADATAAPDTSEENRLRLQGLLNAASHTWGDRIDNAVAGSTALDPAVVTRYSDAFPESYKEDFGPVRALADIGRLERLTEGGIDQYLYRKAEAAPGSWRFSLYIAGSGVSLSQVLPVLQSLGVEVVDERPYQLELDSGAERWIYDFGLLARPELLRNALGGDLDAALLERDGHEDELHTRFTDAVEAVWYGRAEADSLNELVLRAGLPWRSVAILRAYAKYLQQAGFPYSQVNIARVLLAHPEVARCFVDLFAARFDPDTVSAEAAAELEQSVRAGIDEVVSMDADRILRAILGLIKATLRTNYYILDAEGRPRDYLSFKVEPREIAELPKPRPQFEIFVYSPRVEGVHLRFGSVARGGLRWSDRLEDFRTEILGLVKAQAVKNAVIVPVGAKGGFVVKMPPAATGDPGVDRQASIAEGVACYRTFISGLLDVTDNVDLATGAVLPPARVVRRDDDDTYLVVAADKGTASFSDIANDVATRYGFWLGDAFASGGSAGYDHKAMGITAKGAWEAVKRHFREMGIDTQSQDFTVVGVGDMSGDVFGNGMLLSHHIRLVAAFDHRHIFLDPNPDAATSYAERQRLFALPRSSWADYDRALISAGGGVFERTVKSVPISPQVRAVLGLPDAVQALTPPELVRAILLAPVQLLWNGGIGTYIKASTESNADVGDKSNDAVRVDGNQLRVKVIGEGGNLGATALGRIEFSRGGGKMNTDALDNSAGVDCSDHEVNIKVLLDGVVSSGALPAAERNPLLASMTDEVARMVLQDNVDQNVLIGIARTDAPQMASVHARVIDDLEQRRGLDRELEALPSDAELKRRDEEGRGLTSPELANLLAHVKLGLKADLLDTDLPDSAYFARRLPMYFPTPLRERFGVAIKKHRLRREIVTTMIVNEVVDYGGITYAHRLSEEVGASTSDTVRAFAAATEIFELRDVWTRIRSADAPAGVCDLLELESKRTLDRASRWLLSNRPQPIAVGAEINRYHRRVQELAPQVPGWLRGHHVTSLTQGAAELIARGAPTELATEVFGLLSLYPLLDVVDIADIADRDGAEVGALYYALNEHLKIDWLLEAVSHLERGDRWHALARLALRDDMYGSLRSLTLDVLSAGDPEETADEKIAYWESKNQSRLGRARAALSELFESGTHDLATLSVAARQVRSMVSGVGAQSEVPR, from the coding sequence ATGACGGTCTCGTCGGAAATGTCGAGCGCGGCGTGGGCCGCGGGAATGCCGCAGAGCTTGCGCGGTGATCTCGCGACACTCGAAGGGGCGTATTTCCGACACGTCGACGCCGGTGACGCGGACTTCCCGGTCACCGGCATCAACCAGATCTTCCGGCGACATATGGAACTGGCCGCCGAACGGCCCGCGGGCACGGCGCTGGTGCGGGTCCACCATCCCGACGACGGGTCGGAGATGGGCGCGGCGGTGCAGCTGGTCACCGACGACATGCCGCTGCTGGTCGAGTCGATCACCGCGGCGCTGAGCCGGATGCAGGTGAGCGTCACCGAGGTCATCCACCCGATCTTCGAGGTCACCCGCGACGCCGCGGGCGTGCTGGTCGGCGCGGCGCCGCACGAGGTGGACGGCAACGGCGCGACGGGCCTGCCGGAATCGTGGATGCACCTGCAGCTGCACCCGTCGACCACCCGGGCCCAGCTCGACCACATCGAGCGCACCCTGCCCGAGGTGCTCGCCGACGTCCGCCAGGTCATCGACGACACCGAGGCGATGACCCAGGTCCAGAGTTCGCTGGCCGACCAGCTCGACCGCACCGCGGGCGCGGGCTCGGCCCCGTTCCCGGCCGCCGACCTGGCCGAATGCGCGCAGCTGCTGCGCTGGCTGGCCCGCGGCAACTTCACCCTGCTCGGCTACGCGCGCTACCGCCGCGACACCCAGCACGGCCACACTGTGTCGACGCCGGTGGCGGGCGCCAGCCTCGGCGTGCTGCGCGCCGACATCGGCACCGACTTCCAGGTGCCGATCAACGGGGGCGACCGCCCGCTGCTGATGCTCACCCAGGGCCTGGTCCGCGCGACCGTGCACCGGTCGGTGTACCCGTACTTCGTCGGTGTCGCCGATGTCGACGACGCGGGCGCCGTGGTCGGCGTGCACCTGTTCATCGGGGTGTTCACCGTGAGCGCGGTGCACGAGAACGTGCTCGACATCCCGGTGATCAACACCAGGGTGCGCACCGCGATCGAGGCGGCGGGCTTCGACAAGGACTCGTTCTCCGGGCAGGCGATGCTCGAGGTGATCGAGTCCTTCCCGCGCACCGAGCTGTTCTCCGCCGACACCGAGGCGATGCGCCGCACCGCGGTGGCCGTGCTCGGCGTCGGCCTGCGCAGGCAGGTGCGGCTGTTCCTGCGCAACGACAACTACGGCCGCTTCGTGGCCTGCATGGTGTACCTGCCGCGCGATCGCTACACCACCGCGGTGCGCCTGCACATGCAGGAGATCCTGGTCCGCGAACTCGGCGGCGCCGACATCGACTACTCCGCGCGGGTGAGCGAAAGCGAGCTCGCCAGTGTGTATTTCACGGTGACGCTGCCCGCCGACGCCACCGCGGCGCCGGACACCTCCGAGGAGAACCGGCTGCGCCTGCAGGGCCTGCTCAACGCGGCCAGCCACACCTGGGGCGACCGGATCGACAACGCGGTCGCCGGCTCCACCGCGCTGGATCCCGCCGTGGTGACGCGGTATTCGGACGCCTTCCCCGAAAGCTACAAGGAGGACTTCGGTCCCGTCCGCGCCCTCGCCGACATCGGCAGGCTGGAGCGCCTCACCGAGGGCGGCATCGACCAGTACCTGTACCGCAAGGCCGAGGCCGCGCCGGGCTCCTGGCGGTTCAGCCTGTACATCGCCGGCTCCGGGGTGTCGCTGAGCCAGGTGCTGCCGGTGCTGCAGAGCCTCGGCGTCGAGGTCGTGGACGAGCGGCCCTACCAGCTGGAACTCGACAGCGGCGCCGAGCGCTGGATCTACGACTTCGGCCTGCTGGCCCGGCCGGAGCTGCTGCGCAACGCCCTCGGCGGCGACCTCGACGCCGCGCTGCTCGAGCGGGACGGGCACGAGGACGAGCTGCACACCCGGTTCACCGACGCCGTCGAAGCGGTCTGGTACGGGCGTGCCGAAGCCGACAGCCTCAACGAACTGGTGCTGCGGGCGGGGCTGCCGTGGCGCTCGGTCGCGATCCTGCGCGCGTACGCCAAGTACCTGCAGCAGGCCGGATTCCCCTACAGCCAGGTCAATATTGCGCGCGTGCTGCTGGCCCACCCCGAGGTGGCCCGCTGCTTCGTCGACCTGTTCGCCGCCCGGTTCGACCCCGACACCGTGTCGGCCGAGGCCGCCGCCGAGCTCGAGCAGTCGGTCCGGGCCGGCATCGACGAGGTGGTCAGCATGGACGCCGACCGCATCCTGCGCGCCATCCTCGGGCTGATCAAGGCGACCCTGCGCACCAACTACTACATCCTCGACGCCGAGGGCCGCCCGCGCGACTACCTGTCGTTCAAGGTGGAGCCGCGCGAGATCGCCGAATTGCCCAAGCCCCGGCCGCAATTCGAGATCTTCGTGTACTCGCCCCGGGTCGAGGGCGTGCACCTGCGGTTCGGCTCGGTGGCCCGCGGTGGCCTGCGCTGGTCGGACCGGCTCGAGGATTTCCGCACCGAGATCCTCGGCCTGGTGAAGGCGCAGGCGGTGAAGAACGCGGTGATCGTGCCGGTCGGCGCGAAGGGCGGCTTCGTGGTGAAGATGCCGCCCGCCGCCACCGGTGACCCCGGCGTCGACCGGCAGGCGAGCATCGCCGAGGGCGTCGCCTGCTACCGCACCTTCATCTCCGGCCTGCTCGACGTCACCGACAATGTCGACCTCGCCACCGGCGCGGTGCTGCCGCCCGCGCGGGTGGTCCGGCGCGACGACGACGACACCTACCTGGTGGTCGCCGCCGACAAGGGCACCGCCAGTTTCTCCGACATCGCCAACGACGTGGCCACCCGCTACGGCTTCTGGCTCGGCGACGCGTTCGCCTCCGGCGGCTCGGCGGGCTACGACCACAAGGCCATGGGCATCACCGCCAAGGGCGCGTGGGAGGCGGTCAAGCGCCACTTCCGCGAGATGGGCATCGACACCCAGAGCCAGGACTTCACCGTCGTCGGCGTCGGCGACATGAGCGGTGACGTGTTCGGCAACGGCATGCTGCTCTCGCACCACATCCGGCTGGTCGCCGCCTTCGACCACCGGCACATCTTCCTCGACCCGAACCCCGACGCCGCCACCTCCTACGCCGAGCGGCAGCGGCTGTTCGCGCTGCCGCGGTCCTCGTGGGCCGACTACGACCGCGCCCTGATCAGCGCCGGCGGCGGCGTGTTCGAGCGCACCGTCAAGTCGGTGCCGATCTCGCCACAGGTCAGGGCCGTGCTGGGCCTGCCCGATGCGGTGCAGGCGCTCACCCCGCCGGAACTGGTGCGCGCGATCCTGCTGGCCCCGGTGCAGCTGCTGTGGAACGGCGGCATCGGCACCTACATCAAGGCCAGCACCGAGTCCAATGCCGACGTCGGCGACAAGTCCAACGACGCGGTGCGGGTGGACGGAAATCAGTTGCGGGTCAAGGTGATCGGCGAGGGCGGCAATCTGGGCGCCACCGCGCTGGGCCGGATCGAGTTCTCCCGGGGCGGCGGCAAGATGAACACCGACGCGCTGGACAACTCGGCCGGCGTCGACTGCTCCGACCACGAGGTCAACATCAAGGTGCTGCTCGACGGCGTGGTGAGCTCGGGCGCGCTGCCCGCGGCCGAGCGCAATCCGCTGCTGGCCTCGATGACCGACGAGGTCGCGCGGATGGTGTTGCAGGACAACGTCGATCAGAACGTGCTGATCGGTATCGCGCGCACCGACGCACCGCAGATGGCGAGCGTGCACGCCCGCGTCATCGACGATCTCGAACAGCGCCGCGGCCTGGACCGCGAGCTCGAGGCACTGCCGTCCGACGCGGAACTGAAGCGGCGGGACGAGGAGGGCCGTGGCCTCACCTCGCCCGAACTGGCCAACCTGCTCGCCCACGTCAAGCTCGGGCTCAAGGCCGACCTGCTCGACACCGACCTGCCCGACAGCGCCTACTTCGCGCGCAGGCTGCCGATGTACTTCCCGACGCCGCTGCGCGAGCGGTTCGGCGTCGCGATCAAGAAACACCGGCTGCGCCGCGAGATCGTCACCACGATGATCGTCAACGAGGTGGTCGACTACGGCGGGATCACCTACGCGCACCGGCTCAGTGAGGAGGTCGGGGCCAGTACCTCCGACACCGTGCGCGCGTTCGCCGCGGCCACCGAGATCTTCGAACTGCGCGACGTGTGGACCCGGATCCGTAGCGCCGACGCCCCGGCCGGGGTGTGCGATCTGCTGGAACTGGAGTCCAAGCGGACGCTGGACCGGGCCTCGCGCTGGCTGCTGAGCAACCGGCCGCAGCCGATCGCCGTCGGCGCCGAGATCAACCGCTACCACCGCCGGGTGCAGGAACTGGCGCCGCAGGTGCCGGGCTGGCTGCGCGGCCATCACGTCACCTCGCTCACCCAGGGCGCGGCCGAGCTGATCGCCCGCGGCGCGCCGACCGAGCTGGCCACCGAGGTGTTCGGGCTGCTGAGCCTGTACCCGCTGCTCGACGTGGTCGACATCGCCGACATCGCCGACCGCGACGGCGCCGAGGTGGGCGCGCTGTACTACGCGCTCAACGAGCACCTCAAGATCGACTGGCTGCTCGAGGCGGTCAGCCACCTGGAACGCGGCGATCGCTGGCACGCGCTGGCCCGGCTCGCGTTGCGCGACGACATGTACGGTTCGCTGCGCTCGCTCACCCTGGATGTGCTGTCCGCGGGTGACCCGGAGGAGACCGCCGACGAGAAAATTGCATACTGGGAGTCGAAAAACCAGTCCCGGCTGGGTCGTGCGCGCGCGGCACTGTCGGAACTGTTCGAGTCCGGGACCCACGACCTCGCCACACTGTCGGTCGCCGCGCGACAGGTGCGGAGCATGGTGAGCGGGGTGGGCGCCCAATCGGAGGTACCACGGTGA
- a CDS encoding glycoside hydrolase family 13 protein has protein sequence MTQTPASPVPGENSTAPWWKTAVFYQVYPRSFADSDGDGVGDLGGVREKLGYLELLGVDALWICPVMRSPQADGGYDVADPRDIDPLFGGLAAFDELIAEAHDREIKVTMDLVPNHTSVEHPWFTAALEAAPGSPERARYLFRDGRGPGGAEPPNNWPSIFGGPAWTRVTEPDGTPGQWYLHIFAPEQPDLNWDNPEVAADFEKTLRFWLDRGVDGFRIDVAHGMAKPDGLPDMAVVETKMLVHDDDDPRFNNPGVHAIHRRIRAVVDDYPHAVSIGEVWVDDNTRFGEYVRPDELHLAFNFRLAETPFTAEGVRAAITHSMEAVAGVGAPPTWTLSNHDIEREVTRYGGGADGVARARAMMMVELALPGAVFVYNGAELGLPNVDDLPDDALRDPVWERSGHTERGRDGCRVPIPWEGASTPFGFTAGTPWLPIPAEWADRTVEAQLETLHSTLSLYRLAIDLRGTRAEFAGERLEWYGSPDGCLAFRRPGGLICVLNASDGPIQLPPGEVLLASAPVSDDRLPANAAAWLV, from the coding sequence GTGACACAGACACCTGCCTCGCCGGTGCCGGGGGAAAACAGCACCGCTCCGTGGTGGAAGACCGCCGTGTTCTATCAGGTTTATCCGCGTTCGTTCGCCGACTCCGACGGTGACGGCGTCGGTGACCTGGGCGGCGTCCGCGAGAAGCTCGGGTACCTGGAGCTACTCGGCGTCGACGCGCTGTGGATCTGTCCGGTGATGCGCTCGCCGCAGGCCGACGGCGGCTACGACGTGGCCGATCCGCGCGACATCGACCCGCTCTTCGGCGGGCTGGCCGCCTTCGACGAGCTGATCGCCGAGGCGCACGACCGCGAGATCAAGGTGACCATGGACCTGGTGCCCAACCACACCAGCGTCGAACACCCCTGGTTCACCGCGGCACTGGAAGCGGCGCCGGGCAGCCCGGAACGGGCCCGCTACCTCTTCCGCGACGGGCGCGGACCCGGGGGCGCCGAACCGCCGAACAACTGGCCCAGCATCTTCGGCGGCCCGGCCTGGACGCGGGTCACCGAGCCGGACGGCACGCCCGGCCAGTGGTACCTGCACATCTTCGCGCCCGAACAACCCGACCTGAACTGGGACAATCCCGAGGTCGCCGCCGATTTCGAGAAGACCCTGCGGTTCTGGCTGGACCGCGGCGTCGACGGTTTCCGCATCGATGTCGCCCACGGCATGGCCAAGCCCGACGGCCTGCCCGACATGGCGGTGGTCGAGACCAAGATGCTCGTGCACGACGACGACGATCCGCGCTTCAACAACCCCGGCGTACACGCCATCCACCGCCGCATCCGCGCCGTCGTCGACGACTACCCGCACGCCGTCTCGATCGGCGAGGTCTGGGTGGACGACAACACCCGCTTCGGCGAATACGTGCGGCCCGACGAACTGCACCTGGCGTTCAACTTCCGCCTCGCCGAGACCCCGTTCACCGCCGAGGGCGTGCGCGCGGCGATCACTCATTCGATGGAGGCGGTCGCCGGTGTGGGCGCCCCGCCGACGTGGACTCTGTCCAACCACGACATCGAGCGCGAGGTCACCCGCTACGGCGGCGGCGCGGACGGGGTGGCGCGGGCCAGGGCGATGATGATGGTCGAGCTGGCGCTGCCCGGTGCGGTGTTCGTCTACAACGGCGCCGAACTCGGCCTGCCCAATGTGGACGATCTGCCCGACGACGCGCTGCGGGATCCGGTGTGGGAGCGCTCGGGCCACACCGAACGCGGCCGCGACGGCTGCCGGGTGCCGATCCCGTGGGAGGGCGCGAGCACCCCGTTCGGATTCACCGCGGGCACGCCGTGGCTGCCGATCCCCGCCGAGTGGGCCGACCGCACCGTGGAAGCGCAGCTGGAGACCCTGCACTCGACCCTGTCGCTGTACCGGCTGGCGATCGACTTGCGTGGCACGCGTGCGGAATTCGCGGGTGAGCGGCTGGAGTGGTACGGCAGCCCCGACGGCTGCCTGGCGTTCCGCAGGCCGGGTGGGCTGATCTGTGTGCTCAACGCCTCGGACGGGCCGATCCAGCTGCCGCCGGGCGAGGTGCTGCTGGCCAGCGCGCCGGTCTCCGACGACCGCCTGCCCGCGAACGCGGCGGCCTGGCTGGTGTGA
- the ctaJ gene encoding aa3-type cytochrome oxidase subunit CtaJ — MSILETVLIFVGIPAAIYFAIAGLSYLGKPLPGEKPAHFALGQKWTHPPVLWSATDEVTAAGGHHTAESHGSHASLEAANAELIGGRASGKF; from the coding sequence GTGAGCATTCTCGAGACAGTGCTGATCTTCGTCGGCATCCCGGCCGCGATCTACTTCGCGATCGCGGGTTTGTCCTATCTCGGTAAGCCACTGCCCGGTGAGAAGCCGGCCCACTTCGCACTCGGGCAGAAGTGGACCCACCCGCCGGTGCTGTGGAGCGCTACCGACGAGGTGACCGCCGCTGGTGGTCACCACACCGCCGAGTCGCATGGCAGCCATGCGTCTCTCGAAGCCGCGAACGCGGAGCTGATCGGAGGCCGGGCAAGTGGCAAGTTCTAA
- a CDS encoding globin yields MEPVTSGEQTTTSFYAAVGGAETFRRIVSVFYREVAADEILRPLYPEEDLGPAERRLRMFLEQYWGGPRTYSDERGHPRLRMRHHPFVIGPLERDAWMRCMTIAVGEIEPSILDDEHRRALLDYFQMAANSLQNAPG; encoded by the coding sequence ATGGAGCCCGTGACTTCAGGTGAGCAGACGACGACCTCGTTCTACGCGGCGGTGGGTGGGGCCGAGACCTTCCGCCGCATCGTGTCCGTGTTCTATCGCGAGGTCGCCGCCGACGAGATCCTGCGCCCGCTCTACCCCGAGGAGGACCTCGGCCCGGCCGAGCGCAGGCTGCGGATGTTCCTCGAACAGTACTGGGGCGGTCCGCGCACCTACTCCGACGAGCGTGGGCACCCCCGGCTGCGGATGCGGCACCACCCGTTCGTCATCGGCCCGCTGGAACGCGACGCGTGGATGCGCTGCATGACGATCGCCGTCGGCGAGATCGAGCCGTCGATCCTGGACGACGAGCATCGCCGGGCGCTGCTGGACTATTTCCAGATGGCCGCGAACTCGCTGCAGAACGCGCCCGGCTGA
- a CDS encoding acyl-CoA thioesterase, translating to MDVFQHVNHARMVTLLEEARIPWLFDDDKPTASMGRQGCVLVDLHVKYRGQLRHEDTPLDIAMWVKQLRAVDFTIGYEVRANGAAPDSPPAVTATTQLAAFDIETQRLRRLLDTERDYLALWRA from the coding sequence ATGGACGTGTTCCAGCACGTCAACCACGCGCGGATGGTGACCCTGCTGGAAGAGGCGCGGATCCCGTGGCTGTTCGACGACGACAAGCCGACGGCCTCGATGGGACGGCAGGGCTGTGTGCTGGTGGACCTGCACGTGAAGTACCGGGGTCAGCTCCGGCACGAGGACACGCCGCTCGACATCGCCATGTGGGTCAAGCAGCTGCGCGCGGTCGATTTCACCATCGGCTACGAGGTGCGGGCCAACGGCGCCGCCCCGGATTCGCCGCCGGCGGTCACCGCGACCACGCAGCTCGCCGCGTTCGACATCGAGACACAGCGGCTGCGCAGGCTCCTCGACACCGAACGTGACTACCTGGCGCTGTGGCGGGCCTGA
- a CDS encoding AzlC family ABC transporter permease, which yields MRSIWRTLDRRTVAAVAAACLAVGLFGVSYGASTIAAGFPAWMPIVMAVTVLAGGSELLFFGIVAAGGSPLAAVVAGLLLNARHLPYGLSAPEVFGRGWQRVLGIHVLNDESVAFATAPGDQDRKRAAYWACGIGVALCWPLGAALGAALGSLVPDTSALGLDAVFPVILLALILPALRDRATLRPVLVGAGLAVAVAPFVPAGLPVLIALLGLVFALRPPEQTAEASPC from the coding sequence ATGCGTTCGATATGGCGAACACTGGATCGGCGGACCGTCGCCGCCGTGGCCGCGGCCTGCCTGGCCGTCGGCCTCTTCGGGGTGTCCTACGGCGCCTCGACGATCGCGGCCGGGTTCCCGGCGTGGATGCCGATCGTGATGGCGGTGACCGTGCTGGCCGGGGGCTCGGAGCTGCTGTTCTTCGGCATCGTCGCCGCCGGCGGCAGCCCGCTGGCCGCGGTGGTCGCCGGGCTGCTGCTCAACGCCAGGCACCTGCCGTACGGCCTGTCGGCGCCGGAGGTGTTCGGTCGCGGCTGGCAGCGGGTGCTGGGCATCCACGTCCTCAACGACGAGTCGGTGGCCTTCGCGACCGCCCCCGGAGACCAGGACCGCAAACGCGCGGCGTACTGGGCGTGCGGTATCGGCGTCGCCCTGTGCTGGCCACTCGGCGCGGCCCTGGGCGCCGCGCTCGGCTCCCTGGTCCCCGACACCTCCGCGCTCGGCCTCGACGCGGTGTTCCCGGTGATCCTGCTGGCCCTGATCCTGCCCGCCCTGCGCGACCGCGCCACCCTGCGCCCGGTGCTGGTCGGCGCGGGCCTGGCCGTGGCCGTCGCGCCGTTCGTGCCCGCCGGGTTGCCGGTGCTCATCGCGCTGCTGGGGCTGGTGTTCGCGCTGCGCCCGCCGGAGCAGACGGCCGAGGCTTCGCCGTGCTGA
- a CDS encoding helix-turn-helix domain-containing protein has product MDRQDPVAGPPQAVIAASLRRERARAGLSLTEVASRAGVAKSTLSQLESGTGNPSLETLWALCVALEMPFSRLLDPPRPNVQVIRAAEGDPVPSADADYRVTLLAAGQSHTRCDVYRIAAEPGHTRRSDPHNPGVVEHVVLAAGRALVGPADEPIEIGPGDYVRYLGDLPHIFEALEPGTWASMVIESP; this is encoded by the coding sequence ATGGACCGGCAGGACCCGGTCGCCGGACCACCCCAAGCGGTGATCGCGGCGTCGCTGCGGCGCGAACGCGCCCGCGCAGGTTTGTCGCTGACCGAAGTGGCGAGCCGGGCCGGCGTCGCGAAATCGACGCTGTCCCAACTGGAGTCGGGCACCGGCAATCCCAGCCTGGAGACCCTGTGGGCGCTGTGCGTCGCGCTGGAGATGCCGTTCTCGCGGCTGCTCGACCCGCCCCGGCCCAACGTCCAGGTGATCCGCGCGGCGGAGGGCGACCCGGTGCCGTCGGCCGACGCGGACTATCGCGTGACCTTGCTCGCAGCGGGCCAATCGCACACCCGCTGCGACGTCTACCGCATCGCGGCCGAGCCGGGGCACACCCGGCGCTCGGACCCGCACAACCCCGGCGTCGTCGAGCACGTCGTCCTGGCGGCGGGCCGCGCGCTCGTCGGCCCGGCGGACGAGCCCATCGAGATCGGCCCGGGTGACTACGTGCGCTACCTGGGCGACCTTCCGCACATCTTCGAGGCGCTGGAACCGGGCACCTGGGCCTCGATGGTCATCGAGAGCCCCTGA
- a CDS encoding HNH endonuclease — protein sequence MKQRPGARSHEARAHRQLQPADVHNRGSGAIPLHILSDHHPGATGHHDLPHLPAPLHLAGDHDAAAWRKRRVLLLNATYEPLTALSARRAVVLLICAKADAVHDDPEAPILHSAGAEVAIPSVIRLRTYVRVPYRARVPMTRAALMHRDRYRCGYCGGKAETIDHVIPRSRGGEHSWENCVASCAPCNHRKADKMLTELGWTLRHPLVSPKGPHWRLLSTTADLDPLWLQYLGEGAA from the coding sequence ATGAAGCAGCGACCAGGCGCCCGGTCACACGAGGCGCGCGCGCATCGACAACTCCAGCCCGCCGACGTCCACAACCGTGGCTCGGGGGCCATTCCGCTGCACATCTTGTCCGATCACCATCCGGGCGCAACCGGTCATCACGACCTGCCGCATCTCCCCGCGCCATTGCATCTTGCCGGAGACCACGACGCCGCCGCGTGGCGCAAGCGCCGGGTCCTCCTCCTCAACGCCACCTACGAGCCGCTCACCGCGCTGTCCGCGCGCCGCGCCGTCGTCCTGCTGATCTGCGCCAAGGCCGACGCGGTCCACGACGATCCCGAGGCCCCGATCCTGCATTCGGCGGGCGCCGAAGTGGCCATTCCCTCCGTCATCCGGCTGCGTACCTATGTGCGCGTGCCCTATCGCGCCCGGGTTCCGATGACCCGCGCCGCGCTCATGCACCGCGACCGCTACCGCTGTGGCTACTGCGGCGGCAAGGCCGAGACCATCGACCACGTGATCCCGCGCAGCCGCGGCGGCGAACACTCGTGGGAGAACTGCGTCGCCAGCTGCGCCCCGTGCAACCACCGCAAGGCCGACAAGATGCTGACCGAGCTCGGCTGGACGCTGCGCCATCCCCTGGTCTCCCCCAAGGGCCCGCACTGGCGGCTGCTCTCCACCACCGCCGATCTGGATCCGCTCTGGTTGCAGTACCTGGGCGAGGGAGCGGCCTGA
- a CDS encoding AzlD domain-containing protein, with protein sequence MNTPYLIPAMLALAVGTYALRWTGPALRHRLRLSARTIHLLDTGALILLAALVATATLPTGSGELGVALPAGVGVGGVLAWRRAPLLVTVLAAAATTALLRLVGVH encoded by the coding sequence ATGAATACGCCGTACCTGATTCCGGCGATGCTCGCGCTGGCGGTCGGCACCTACGCGCTGCGCTGGACCGGCCCCGCGCTGCGGCATCGGCTTCGCCTGTCGGCCAGGACGATCCACCTCCTTGACACCGGCGCCCTGATCCTGCTCGCGGCCTTGGTGGCGACCGCCACTCTGCCGACCGGTTCCGGCGAACTCGGTGTGGCCCTGCCCGCGGGCGTCGGCGTGGGCGGCGTCCTCGCGTGGCGGCGAGCCCCGCTGCTGGTCACCGTACTCGCCGCAGCGGCAACCACCGCCCTGCTCCGCCTCGTCGGCGTGCACTGA